The Lewinellaceae bacterium DNA window TGGGCTTCCTGCATGGAGGAGCTTCGGTGGCATTGGCAGAATCGATGGGTAGCGTGGGTGCCTGGTTGGCACATCCCCATGGATCGGAACGGCAGGTTATGGGCCTCGAAATAAATGCCAACCATCTTAAAGCGGTGACCAGGGGAGTTGTCACTGCGGTGGCTTCGCCCATTCGTCAGGGAAGCACCGTACAGGTGTGGAAGATCGATATCTTTGATGATCAGGAAAATCTGGTTTGTACCAGCCGCATTACCACTATGGCATTAAAAACCCGGTAGTTTGCTCATTTTGTTGCATAAAACAGCCCGTTAAGCCGTTATTAAACCATCGTATGCGTCTCAGATCAAAAATCAACCTCTTTCTAGGATTCTGCTGCTTGTACCTTGCAAATCTTGAC harbors:
- a CDS encoding hotdog fold thioesterase, whose product is MKKYIWNHDLTLDELNSFFKNSMGEQLGMQFIEIGPDYLKATMPVDHRTMQPMGFLHGGASVALAESMGSVGAWLAHPHGSERQVMGLEINANHLKAVTRGVVTAVASPIRQGSTVQVWKIDIFDDQENLVCTSRITTMALKTR